Proteins encoded within one genomic window of Salipaludibacillus agaradhaerens:
- a CDS encoding lysophospholipid acyltransferase family protein, which translates to MVYIIIKYVAKCLIPIRYNIVIKNGDKLHEMKGPLIVSSNHTSSLDPILIGLILDSPVYFMAKKELFRTKIGAWFFTAMNAISIDRNAFMLIRPIRKVLTLLERKEVVGIFPEGKRVKKDRKGKPKNGVAFFALKARVPVLPIGLIINDKRRLLRRKVTVIIGEPIDLSDCPFKNSYSQISEYIMEVSHTLINREQLSGKYRTNLESNWQMDKKV; encoded by the coding sequence ATGGTTTATATAATTATAAAGTATGTAGCAAAATGCCTTATTCCGATTAGATACAACATTGTCATAAAAAATGGAGATAAATTACATGAAATGAAAGGGCCATTGATTGTATCATCTAATCATACAAGTAGCCTTGATCCTATTTTAATTGGCCTCATTTTAGATAGTCCCGTTTACTTTATGGCAAAAAAAGAATTATTTCGAACTAAAATAGGGGCGTGGTTTTTTACTGCAATGAATGCTATCTCTATTGATCGCAATGCTTTTATGCTTATTAGGCCAATTAGAAAAGTACTGACTTTATTAGAAAGAAAGGAAGTAGTGGGTATTTTCCCAGAAGGAAAGAGGGTAAAAAAAGACAGAAAAGGAAAACCTAAAAATGGTGTCGCCTTTTTCGCATTAAAAGCACGTGTTCCCGTACTACCTATAGGATTAATAATAAATGACAAACGACGCCTATTAAGGCGAAAAGTTACCGTGATTATTGGAGAACCCATTGATTTAAGTGACTGTCCATTTAAAAACAGCTACAGCCAAATATCTGAATACATTATGGAAGTGTCCCACACACTCATAAATCGTGAACAACTATCTGGCAAGTATAGAACAAACCTTGAATCAAATTGGCAAATGGATAAAAAAGTGTAG